A stretch of Paludisphaera borealis DNA encodes these proteins:
- a CDS encoding alpha/beta hydrolase family protein codes for MFLSCLVIWAGVAVSAVDVDRGEVDFRPGPEEGSVPAPFRLEPAIFAYERTPVFSTPRYTVSRLTFPSPIETPDAANNVVHAEYFAPVGFSGKRPAVVVLHILGSDFPLSRYMAARLADRGVAALFVKLPYYGERRPTGGPGPVPRKFLSDDIERSMRSMRQGVCDVRRAARWLATRPDVDPDRLGVTGISLGGIVSSLVVSVDPQIRSGALLLAGGDLSKVLWDMPETAPFRKMWTESGRTVDDLKRLTDPYDPLTYAAGMAGKRVLMIAGNVDEVVPPASAKALWEAGGKPPIVWCDCGHYSAVGYLLPAIRRTVDFLGGVDPPRPADSRASPAG; via the coding sequence ATGTTCTTATCCTGTCTCGTGATCTGGGCCGGCGTCGCCGTGTCGGCCGTCGACGTCGACCGCGGCGAGGTCGATTTCCGACCGGGTCCTGAAGAGGGTTCGGTTCCGGCCCCCTTCCGGCTTGAGCCGGCGATTTTCGCCTACGAGCGGACTCCGGTCTTCTCGACGCCGCGCTATACCGTTTCCCGGCTGACCTTTCCGTCGCCGATCGAGACGCCCGACGCGGCGAACAACGTGGTTCACGCCGAGTATTTCGCTCCCGTCGGCTTTTCCGGCAAGCGGCCGGCGGTCGTGGTCCTTCATATTCTGGGGTCCGATTTCCCGCTCTCCCGCTACATGGCCGCCCGTCTGGCCGACCGGGGGGTCGCGGCGCTGTTCGTCAAGCTCCCCTATTATGGCGAGCGTCGGCCCACCGGAGGCCCCGGTCCGGTCCCCCGGAAATTCCTATCGGACGACATCGAGCGGTCGATGCGATCGATGCGGCAAGGGGTCTGCGACGTCCGCCGGGCCGCGCGATGGCTGGCGACGCGCCCCGACGTCGACCCCGATCGGCTGGGCGTGACGGGGATCAGCCTGGGCGGAATCGTCTCGTCGCTGGTCGTCTCGGTCGATCCCCAGATCCGCAGCGGCGCGCTGTTGCTCGCCGGCGGCGACCTGTCGAAGGTCCTCTGGGACATGCCCGAGACCGCGCCGTTTCGCAAGATGTGGACGGAGTCAGGCCGAACGGTCGACGATCTTAAAAGGCTGACCGACCCGTACGATCCGCTCACATACGCGGCCGGCATGGCAGGTAAGCGCGTGCTGATGATCGCCGGCAACGTCGATGAAGTCGTGCCGCCGGCCTCGGCGAAAGCGCTCTGGGAAGCGGGGGGAAAGCCGCCGATCGTCTGGTGCGATTGCGGCCACTACTCGGCGGTCGGCTACCTGCTGCCGGCCATTCGCCGGACCGTTGATTTTTTAGGCGGCGTCGACCCGCCCCGGCCCGCAGATTCGCGCGCATCTCCCGCAGGTTGA
- a CDS encoding glycosyltransferase family 9 protein, which produces MGSLSEDVTRLAPERICIIKPSSLGDVVHSLPILPALRTLWPTAHISWVVNSAFRGLIEGHPDLNRVIAYDKGGSGVTRRGVLAMSKLCGELVKDEFDLTIDLQGLLRSGIMTAATGAALRVGLDDAREGAGWFYTHRVSASRLSVHAVDRVMRVAEALGAAPAEPSFHLPIRELDEEWARKTLASIPGPRLILNIGARWLTKRWPVEHFAEIARRAAAEFGAGLIAVGGREDRELVDALREKLAGAPIVDLCGATSLLQLAALAKQSDLYLSNDTGPIHLAAAAGASVVGIYTCTDPKLTGPYGPRAAVVKSCVWCAPSFVKNCDRLECFTELSPDRVWPTVHARLARARSSAA; this is translated from the coding sequence ATGGGATCATTATCGGAAGACGTAACCCGTCTGGCACCTGAACGCATCTGCATCATCAAGCCTAGCTCGCTGGGCGACGTCGTCCACTCGCTGCCGATCCTCCCGGCGCTCCGGACGCTCTGGCCCACCGCCCACATCAGTTGGGTGGTCAATTCGGCCTTCCGAGGCCTGATCGAAGGCCATCCCGACCTTAACCGAGTGATCGCCTATGACAAGGGCGGTTCGGGCGTCACGAGGCGCGGCGTGCTGGCGATGTCGAAGCTTTGCGGCGAGCTGGTCAAGGACGAGTTCGACCTGACGATCGACCTGCAAGGGCTGTTGCGGTCGGGGATCATGACGGCGGCCACGGGCGCGGCCCTGCGGGTGGGGCTCGACGACGCCCGTGAAGGCGCCGGGTGGTTCTACACGCATCGGGTTTCGGCCTCCCGACTCTCGGTCCACGCCGTCGACCGCGTGATGAGGGTGGCCGAGGCGCTCGGGGCGGCGCCCGCCGAGCCTTCGTTCCATCTGCCGATCCGCGAGTTGGACGAGGAGTGGGCTCGGAAGACCTTGGCGAGTATTCCCGGGCCTCGCCTGATCCTGAACATCGGCGCGCGTTGGCTGACCAAGCGGTGGCCGGTCGAGCATTTCGCCGAGATCGCGCGGCGAGCGGCCGCCGAGTTCGGCGCCGGGCTGATCGCCGTGGGCGGTCGCGAGGATCGCGAGCTGGTCGACGCGCTGCGAGAGAAGCTGGCCGGCGCGCCGATCGTCGACCTCTGCGGGGCGACGAGCCTGCTTCAGCTTGCGGCACTGGCGAAGCAGTCGGACCTGTACCTCTCGAACGACACCGGGCCGATCCATCTTGCGGCGGCGGCCGGAGCCTCGGTGGTGGGGATCTACACCTGCACCGATCCCAAGCTGACCGGCCCGTACGGCCCGCGCGCGGCGGTGGTCAAGAGCTGCGTCTGGTGCGCCCCGAGCTTCGTCAAGAACTGCGACCGCCTCGAATGCTTCACCGAGCTGTCGCCCGACCGCGTCTGGCCGACCGTCCACGCACGGCTGGCCCGCGCCCGGAGTTCGGCGGCCTGA
- a CDS encoding Hsp70 family protein, with the protein MTRSRYIVGIDLGTTNCAVAYVDTKGRERPAADIRPFNVPQLVAPGETAPRPTLPSFLYLAGGPELPAGAALLPWSEGNDRIVGEFAQLQGAKVPSRLVSSAKSWLCHPGVDREAAILPWGAPTGIKKVSPVDASAAYLIHIRDSWNHAMAGGDAARNLEAQEVVLTVPASFDEAARELTIEAAKRAGLASVTLLEEPQAAFYCWIVTHQDRWQREVRAGELILVCDIGGGTTDFSLITVTETPTGPGFRRVAVGDHLMLGGDNIDLALAHHVERKLGGLRLDSEQWSALRFACRTAKEKLLLDQRPPIERWPVTIAGRGSKLIGGSIQSELTRDEVREIAIAGFFPMVERGTEPDRGAKLGLQEFGLPFVADPAVPKHLSAFLRRHRAEAIGQGGQQPDDRPARPDAILFNGGALTPDSLRERIVRVVGSWFADDPGPPYAPRVLTNVSLDLAVAQGAAYYGVVRRGGGIRIGGGTARSFYVGLETGDPTKPWLCVVPRDVEEGDEVDVAGRDFDLLMGQPVVFPLASSSVRPDDRPGDLVAADPDSIRELPPLQSLMRVGRKAKAERVAVRLAARVTEIGTIELWCQSRTDDRRWRLQIQLRGPSGQTTPQTSVSVAGVETDRIIIEQTELDAAIAAIQTAFQSSAGAASSETGPSRLVKRLEEILDVQRDGWPPSALRAFWEPLRDLADQRTKSPQHESRWYNIVGYALRPGRGFPLDEIRIKALWPVFHQGVRHGKDVQCWAEWWILWRRVAAGLNRQHHDEIHRRLAPFLLPAKGVSASKKAGRPKPEAHETAEMWRCASSLERLAPEVKEQLGSVLVKELARPAPAGYVLWCLGRLGARVPLYGLANTVVGREKAERWAEALLAREFAAGRETADAIFALSQIARYSGDRARDLADPIRDRVLDRLSTLGADDDVLKPVREYHELEAAQEGQALGDALPIGLRLRTETTAEES; encoded by the coding sequence ATGACACGATCACGCTACATCGTCGGAATCGATCTGGGGACGACCAATTGCGCCGTGGCGTACGTCGACACGAAGGGGCGTGAGCGGCCGGCGGCCGACATCCGGCCGTTCAACGTGCCGCAGCTCGTCGCGCCGGGCGAGACCGCGCCTCGGCCGACGCTCCCCTCGTTCCTGTACCTGGCGGGCGGCCCTGAGCTTCCAGCGGGCGCGGCGCTTCTGCCCTGGAGCGAGGGGAACGACCGGATCGTCGGCGAGTTCGCCCAGCTTCAAGGGGCGAAGGTGCCGAGCCGGCTGGTGTCGAGCGCCAAGAGCTGGCTCTGCCATCCGGGCGTCGATCGCGAGGCCGCCATCCTCCCCTGGGGCGCTCCCACCGGGATCAAGAAGGTCTCGCCGGTCGACGCCTCGGCGGCTTACCTGATCCACATCCGCGATTCGTGGAACCACGCGATGGCCGGCGGCGACGCCGCGCGGAATCTCGAAGCGCAGGAGGTCGTCCTGACCGTCCCCGCCTCGTTCGACGAGGCCGCGCGCGAGCTGACGATCGAGGCCGCCAAACGCGCCGGGCTGGCTTCGGTCACGCTGCTGGAGGAGCCCCAGGCCGCGTTCTATTGCTGGATCGTCACCCACCAGGACCGCTGGCAGCGCGAGGTTCGCGCCGGGGAGTTGATCCTGGTCTGCGACATCGGCGGCGGCACGACCGACTTCAGCCTGATCACCGTGACCGAGACGCCGACCGGCCCGGGCTTTCGGCGGGTCGCCGTCGGCGATCACCTGATGCTCGGCGGCGACAACATCGACCTCGCCCTGGCCCACCACGTAGAGCGGAAACTCGGCGGGCTGCGGCTCGACTCCGAGCAGTGGAGCGCCCTGCGGTTCGCCTGCCGGACGGCCAAGGAGAAGCTCCTGCTTGACCAGCGGCCGCCGATCGAGCGCTGGCCGGTGACGATCGCCGGACGCGGTTCGAAGCTGATCGGCGGCAGCATCCAGTCGGAGCTGACGCGCGACGAGGTCCGCGAGATCGCCATCGCCGGCTTCTTCCCGATGGTCGAGCGCGGCACCGAGCCCGACCGAGGCGCGAAGCTCGGGCTCCAGGAGTTCGGCCTGCCGTTCGTCGCCGATCCGGCCGTCCCCAAGCACCTCTCGGCGTTCCTCCGCCGCCACCGGGCCGAGGCGATCGGGCAGGGGGGGCAGCAGCCCGACGACCGCCCCGCGCGGCCCGACGCGATCCTGTTCAACGGTGGCGCGCTCACACCCGACAGCCTTCGAGAGCGGATCGTGCGAGTCGTCGGCTCGTGGTTCGCCGACGATCCCGGCCCGCCTTACGCCCCGCGCGTGCTGACGAACGTCTCGCTCGACCTCGCCGTGGCCCAGGGAGCGGCGTATTACGGGGTCGTCCGTCGCGGCGGCGGCATCCGGATCGGCGGCGGCACCGCGCGGTCGTTCTACGTCGGGCTTGAAACCGGCGACCCGACCAAGCCGTGGCTCTGCGTCGTCCCCCGCGACGTCGAGGAAGGGGACGAGGTCGACGTCGCCGGGCGCGACTTCGATCTGTTGATGGGACAGCCGGTCGTCTTCCCGCTGGCCAGCAGCTCGGTCCGGCCCGACGATCGGCCGGGCGATCTAGTGGCCGCCGACCCCGACTCGATCCGCGAGCTGCCGCCGCTGCAAAGCCTGATGCGCGTCGGCCGCAAGGCCAAGGCCGAGCGCGTGGCCGTCCGCCTCGCCGCGCGGGTGACCGAGATCGGCACCATCGAGCTCTGGTGCCAGTCGCGGACCGACGACCGCCGCTGGCGGCTCCAGATCCAGCTTCGCGGGCCGTCCGGCCAGACGACCCCGCAAACGTCCGTCTCCGTGGCGGGCGTCGAGACCGACCGGATCATCATCGAGCAGACCGAGCTGGATGCGGCGATCGCGGCGATCCAGACCGCCTTCCAGTCGTCGGCCGGCGCCGCCAGCTCGGAAACCGGCCCGTCGCGGCTCGTCAAGCGGCTCGAAGAGATCCTCGACGTCCAGCGCGACGGCTGGCCGCCGTCGGCCCTGCGCGCGTTCTGGGAGCCGCTCCGCGACCTGGCCGACCAGCGGACCAAGAGCCCGCAGCACGAATCGCGATGGTACAACATCGTCGGCTACGCGCTCCGGCCGGGCCGAGGCTTCCCGCTTGACGAGATCCGCATCAAGGCCCTCTGGCCGGTCTTCCATCAAGGGGTCCGGCACGGCAAGGACGTCCAGTGCTGGGCCGAGTGGTGGATTCTCTGGCGGCGCGTCGCGGCCGGTCTGAATCGCCAGCATCACGACGAGATCCATCGTCGGCTCGCCCCATTCCTGCTCCCCGCGAAGGGCGTCAGCGCCTCGAAGAAGGCCGGCCGGCCCAAGCCCGAGGCGCACGAGACGGCCGAGATGTGGCGGTGCGCGTCGAGCCTCGAACGGCTCGCGCCCGAGGTCAAGGAGCAACTCGGAAGCGTCCTGGTGAAGGAGCTGGCCCGGCCGGCGCCGGCCGGCTACGTGCTCTGGTGCCTGGGAAGGCTGGGGGCGCGGGTGCCGCTGTACGGCCTGGCGAATACGGTCGTGGGCCGCGAGAAGGCCGAGCGCTGGGCCGAAGCTTTGCTCGCCCGCGAGTTCGCCGCCGGTCGCGAGACCGCCGACGCGATCTTCGCCCTCAGCCAGATCGCCCGCTACTCCGGCGACCGCGCCCGCGACCTGGCCGACCCGATCCGCGACCGCGTGCTCGACCGCCTGTCGACCCTCGGCGCCGACGACGACGTCTTGAAGCCCGTCCGCGAGTACCACGAACTCGAAGCCGCCCAGGAAGGCCAGGCGCTCGGCGACGCCCTGCCGATCGGCCTCCGCCTGCGGACGGAGACCACGGCTGAGGAATCGTGA
- a CDS encoding alpha/beta fold hydrolase, with amino-acid sequence MLQVLPIVLMMVVAGDVKDDARTFLEKCQASRFEEASANFDAKMKEVLPPAKLSQTWEGLIKQLGPITKTGEPREDKVGKSRRAKIRCEFKSTALDALVSFNAEGKIEGFFLVPAEDSKTAEGATKRADPPYVDRSKFTEEKVTVGAEGWPLPGVLTRPKGTAKSPLVILVHGSGPQDRDETIGPNTPFRDLAHGLSSRGVAVLRYDKRTKAHVARYVADPAVVAKITIKEEVVDDVLATIAQARRMSGIDPDRVFVLGHSLGGTLAPLIAQKDGKLAGVILMAASNRPPHELIRDQLDHIKKVDPDQAVELAKDKTIDEALARMKAGKARDDEKILGASVYYWKSMAAVQSAKLAGSLAKLPVLVLQGGRDYQVTEVDFDAFRQALKGRANTAFHLYPDLNHCFQKGEGKATPAEYGKPGIVDERVIRDVSGWVRSIR; translated from the coding sequence ATGCTTCAAGTGCTGCCGATCGTGCTGATGATGGTGGTCGCGGGGGACGTGAAGGACGACGCGCGGACGTTTCTTGAGAAATGCCAGGCGTCCAGATTCGAGGAGGCGAGTGCGAATTTCGACGCCAAGATGAAGGAGGTGCTGCCGCCGGCCAAGCTGTCGCAGACCTGGGAAGGCCTGATCAAGCAGCTCGGCCCGATCACGAAGACGGGCGAGCCGCGCGAGGACAAGGTCGGCAAGTCGCGGCGGGCGAAGATCCGTTGCGAGTTCAAATCCACGGCCCTCGACGCCCTGGTCAGCTTCAACGCCGAAGGGAAGATCGAAGGCTTCTTCCTGGTCCCCGCCGAGGACTCGAAGACGGCCGAGGGAGCCACCAAGCGGGCCGATCCGCCGTACGTCGACCGGAGCAAATTCACCGAGGAAAAGGTGACGGTCGGAGCCGAGGGTTGGCCGTTGCCCGGCGTTCTGACCCGGCCGAAGGGAACGGCCAAGTCGCCGCTCGTGATCCTGGTCCACGGCTCGGGCCCGCAGGACCGCGACGAGACCATCGGCCCCAACACGCCGTTTCGCGACCTGGCCCACGGCCTGTCGAGCCGGGGCGTCGCCGTGCTGCGGTACGACAAACGGACCAAGGCGCATGTCGCGCGGTATGTGGCAGACCCGGCCGTCGTGGCCAAGATCACGATCAAGGAAGAGGTCGTCGACGACGTCCTTGCGACGATCGCCCAGGCCCGGCGGATGTCGGGGATCGACCCCGACCGCGTCTTCGTCCTGGGACACAGTCTGGGAGGCACGCTGGCCCCGCTGATCGCTCAGAAAGACGGCAAGCTGGCCGGCGTCATCCTCATGGCGGCCTCGAACCGTCCCCCGCACGAGTTGATCCGCGATCAGCTCGACCATATCAAAAAGGTCGACCCCGACCAGGCCGTCGAGCTCGCCAAGGACAAGACGATCGACGAAGCGCTGGCCCGGATGAAGGCGGGCAAGGCCCGCGACGACGAGAAGATCCTGGGCGCGTCGGTGTATTACTGGAAGTCGATGGCCGCCGTCCAGTCGGCCAAGCTCGCCGGCAGCCTCGCCAAGTTGCCGGTGCTGGTCCTCCAGGGGGGCCGCGACTATCAGGTTACCGAGGTCGACTTCGATGCGTTCCGCCAGGCGCTCAAGGGGCGGGCCAACACGGCCTTCCACCTCTATCCCGATCTCAACCACTGCTTCCAGAAAGGCGAAGGCAAGGCGACCCCCGCCGAGTACGGCAAGCCGGGGATCGTCGACGAGCGCGTGATCCGCGACGTGTCGGGCTGGGTCCGATCGATCCGCTGA
- a CDS encoding thioredoxin-like domain-containing protein has protein sequence MQGRRFENVGLWGWLTLAVALLAGSTSIYGGSLQEPAEPKPSLDGAVGWINSGPIELESLKGKIVLLDFWTYCCINCHHILPDLEKLEKKYGKELVVIGVHSGKFDAERDTENIRKKVAEYRIKHPVANDAEMRIWERFGASGWPTLTLIDPDGNVVGSRSGEGNYELFDRVIGELAAKFRKAGKLNEKPIEFATEESQYADKALLFPGKVLADAGSNRLFISDTGHNRIVQTDLNGGDPVVIGDGGHGLVDGSYAKARFNRQQGMCLEGDVLYVADTENHAIRAIDLKKKEVTTVVGDGQQAQHDPRHVFVGPGKTSQISSPWDVIQIPGSRTIYIAMAGPHQIWKFDPADGTVRSWAGSGRENILDGDLRDSNFAQPSGLATDGKHLFVADSEVSGVRIITGLSGPEPKVGRIVGKGLFDYGDRDGKGPEQVRLQHCLGLAYGDGKLFIADTYNNKVKACDPATATVATFVGTNESGDTDVPPTFYQPGGLSVVGDNLYVADTNNHKIKVVNLKTKTARTLEIPALKPPVPLP, from the coding sequence ATGCAGGGACGTCGGTTCGAGAATGTCGGCCTTTGGGGCTGGTTGACCCTGGCCGTCGCCTTGCTCGCCGGGTCGACGTCCATTTACGGCGGCTCGCTCCAGGAGCCCGCCGAGCCGAAGCCCAGCCTGGACGGCGCGGTCGGCTGGATCAACTCGGGGCCGATCGAGCTGGAGTCGCTGAAGGGGAAGATCGTCCTCCTCGACTTCTGGACCTACTGCTGCATTAACTGCCACCACATCCTCCCCGACCTCGAAAAGCTTGAGAAGAAGTACGGCAAGGAGCTGGTCGTCATCGGCGTGCATTCCGGCAAGTTCGACGCCGAGCGCGACACCGAGAACATCCGAAAAAAGGTCGCCGAGTACCGGATCAAGCATCCGGTCGCCAACGACGCCGAGATGAGGATCTGGGAGCGGTTCGGCGCCAGCGGCTGGCCGACGCTCACCTTGATCGATCCCGACGGCAACGTCGTCGGCTCGCGCAGCGGCGAAGGCAATTACGAGCTCTTCGACAGGGTCATCGGCGAGCTGGCCGCCAAGTTCCGCAAGGCCGGCAAGCTCAACGAGAAGCCAATCGAGTTCGCCACCGAGGAAAGCCAGTACGCCGACAAGGCCCTGCTCTTCCCGGGCAAGGTCCTGGCCGACGCCGGGAGCAACCGCCTGTTCATCTCCGACACCGGCCACAACCGGATCGTCCAGACCGACCTGAACGGCGGCGACCCGGTGGTCATCGGCGACGGCGGCCACGGACTGGTCGACGGCTCGTACGCCAAGGCCCGGTTCAACCGCCAGCAGGGCATGTGCCTTGAAGGCGACGTCCTCTACGTCGCCGACACCGAGAACCACGCGATCCGCGCGATCGACCTCAAAAAGAAGGAAGTGACCACCGTCGTCGGCGACGGCCAGCAAGCCCAGCACGATCCCCGACACGTCTTCGTCGGGCCGGGCAAGACGTCGCAGATTTCGAGCCCCTGGGACGTGATCCAGATCCCCGGCTCGCGGACCATCTACATCGCCATGGCCGGCCCGCACCAGATCTGGAAATTCGACCCGGCCGACGGCACGGTCCGCTCGTGGGCCGGCTCCGGGCGCGAGAACATCCTCGACGGCGACCTCAGAGACTCGAATTTCGCCCAGCCCAGCGGCCTGGCCACCGACGGGAAACACTTGTTCGTCGCCGACTCCGAAGTCTCCGGCGTTCGGATCATCACCGGCCTGAGCGGCCCCGAACCCAAGGTCGGCCGGATCGTCGGCAAGGGCCTCTTCGATTACGGCGACCGCGACGGCAAGGGGCCCGAGCAGGTCCGGCTCCAGCACTGCCTCGGCCTCGCCTACGGCGACGGCAAGCTGTTCATCGCCGACACCTACAACAACAAGGTCAAGGCCTGCGACCCCGCCACCGCCACCGTCGCCACCTTCGTCGGCACCAACGAGTCCGGCGACACCGACGTCCCCCCGACGTTCTACCAGCCCGGCGGACTCAGCGTCGTCGGCGACAACCTCTACGTCGCCGACACCAACAACCACAAGATCAAGGTCGTCAACCTGAAGACCAAAACCGCCCGGACCCTCGAAATCCCGGCCCTCAAGCCCCCGGTCCCCCTCCCCTGA
- a CDS encoding ribose-phosphate diphosphokinase: MPNPCNRAIIVSQDKSLICTSSNRVDPYGELKVFAGSASGVLGKSICEHLGVDLAKSETKTFSEGNVFVRVLENVRGRDVYVIQGTEYPVNDNFMELLFWIDAFKRASATQVTAVIPFFSYAKGDKKDEPRVSIRARVCADCIEAAGADRVLTLDLHSPQIQGFFKIPVDHLYAMPVLVDYFRRKEIPDLVVGSPDVGFGKQAYKFAEMIHAPVVFGNKVRRGHDEKAEMLDIVGDVKDKNVLIVDDFTITGGTLIEMAQACKERGARDVYACVSHGVFSKGSAEKLARSPIKELVLTDTIGYRFEPLPPCCKVVSIANLFADAIMSIHRRESVSRLFNY; encoded by the coding sequence ATGCCAAACCCGTGCAACAGGGCGATCATTGTGAGCCAGGACAAGTCTCTGATCTGCACGTCGTCGAACCGGGTCGATCCCTACGGGGAGCTGAAAGTCTTCGCCGGGAGCGCCAGCGGAGTGCTGGGGAAGTCGATCTGCGAGCACCTCGGGGTTGATCTGGCGAAGTCGGAGACGAAGACGTTCAGCGAAGGCAACGTATTCGTCCGGGTGCTCGAAAACGTCCGCGGCCGCGACGTGTACGTGATCCAGGGGACCGAGTATCCGGTCAACGACAACTTCATGGAGTTGTTGTTCTGGATCGACGCCTTCAAGCGCGCCAGCGCCACGCAGGTCACGGCCGTGATCCCGTTCTTCTCCTACGCCAAGGGGGACAAGAAGGACGAGCCCCGGGTGTCGATCCGGGCGCGCGTCTGCGCCGATTGCATCGAGGCGGCCGGCGCCGACCGGGTCTTGACGCTCGACCTGCACAGCCCGCAGATCCAGGGGTTCTTCAAGATCCCCGTCGACCATCTGTACGCGATGCCGGTCCTCGTCGACTACTTCCGGCGCAAGGAGATCCCCGACCTGGTCGTCGGCTCGCCCGACGTCGGCTTCGGCAAGCAGGCGTACAAGTTCGCCGAGATGATCCACGCGCCGGTCGTCTTCGGCAACAAGGTTCGACGCGGCCACGACGAGAAGGCCGAGATGCTCGACATCGTGGGCGACGTCAAGGACAAGAACGTCCTGATCGTCGACGACTTCACGATCACCGGCGGCACCCTGATCGAGATGGCCCAGGCCTGCAAGGAGCGCGGGGCGCGCGACGTCTACGCCTGCGTCTCGCACGGCGTCTTCTCCAAGGGCTCGGCCGAGAAGCTTGCCCGCTCGCCTATCAAGGAGCTGGTCCTGACCGACACGATCGGCTACCGGTTCGAGCCGCTCCCCCCGTGCTGCAAGGTCGTGAGCATCGCCAACCTCTTCGCCGACGCCATCATGTCGATCCACCGCCGAGAGAGCGTCAGCCGCCTGTTCAACTACTGA
- a CDS encoding YaiI/YqxD family protein: protein MFMPLYVDADACPVKEEIYRVGRRYELKVFVVANSVIRVPAEPLIEMVVVSGGFDVADDWIAERAVKGDVVVTSDIPLAGRCIETGARVLGAKGFEFTEDAIGDALATRALHDMLRQGGTFGGGPAPFAKTDRSRFLSKLDELVHAARRDLRT, encoded by the coding sequence ATGTTCATGCCCCTGTACGTCGACGCCGACGCCTGTCCGGTGAAAGAGGAGATCTACCGGGTGGGCCGGCGCTATGAGCTGAAGGTGTTCGTGGTGGCAAACTCGGTCATCCGGGTCCCTGCCGAGCCGCTGATAGAGATGGTGGTCGTGAGCGGCGGGTTCGACGTCGCCGACGACTGGATCGCCGAGCGGGCCGTGAAAGGGGACGTCGTCGTCACGTCCGACATCCCGCTCGCGGGGCGCTGCATCGAGACCGGCGCGCGGGTGCTCGGCGCCAAGGGGTTCGAGTTCACCGAGGACGCGATCGGCGACGCCCTGGCGACCCGCGCCCTGCACGACATGCTCCGGCAAGGCGGGACCTTCGGCGGCGGCCCGGCTCCATTTGCGAAGACCGACCGCTCGCGATTCCTGTCGAAGCTCGACGAACTCGTCCACGCGGCTCGTCGCGATTTGCGGACCTGA
- the kdsB gene encoding 3-deoxy-manno-octulosonate cytidylyltransferase yields the protein MENVAVIPARFASTRLPGKPLLSDTGRPLIQHVVEAARRAKSLGRVVVATDDRRIADAVAAFGGEFVMTRADHATGSDRVAEAASLLPEAAIIVNIQGDEPEIEGSTIDHLIKLLENDPEAPMATLATPIRDGAIYHDPSCVKVVVSTRGRALYFSRSPIPCHRDGLPDFPTAEPPAAFLHLGLYAYRRDFLFKISGLPRSPLEAAEKLEQLRVLEAGYPIAIGVVEESSIGVDTPEDYRRFVERWRRAHPG from the coding sequence ATGGAAAATGTCGCGGTGATTCCGGCGCGGTTCGCTTCGACCCGACTCCCCGGCAAACCCCTTTTATCCGACACCGGGCGGCCACTGATTCAGCACGTGGTGGAAGCCGCACGACGCGCGAAATCGTTGGGACGCGTCGTAGTCGCCACCGACGATCGACGGATCGCCGACGCGGTCGCGGCCTTCGGCGGCGAATTCGTCATGACCCGCGCCGACCATGCGACCGGCTCCGACCGCGTCGCCGAGGCGGCTTCCCTCCTCCCCGAAGCCGCGATCATCGTCAACATCCAGGGGGATGAGCCCGAGATCGAAGGATCGACGATCGATCATTTGATCAAGCTCCTGGAAAACGACCCCGAGGCCCCGATGGCCACGCTGGCGACCCCGATCCGCGACGGGGCGATCTATCACGACCCCTCGTGCGTCAAGGTCGTGGTCTCGACGCGCGGCCGGGCCCTCTATTTTTCGCGGAGCCCGATCCCCTGCCACCGCGACGGCCTCCCCGACTTCCCGACGGCCGAGCCGCCGGCCGCGTTCCTCCACCTCGGCCTTTACGCCTACCGCCGCGACTTCCTGTTCAAGATCAGCGGCCTGCCCCGCTCGCCTCTCGAAGCGGCCGAGAAGCTCGAACAGCTCCGCGTGCTCGAAGCCGGATACCCGATCGCGATCGGCGTCGTCGAGGAGTCGAGCATCGGCGTCGACACCCCTGAAGACTACCGACGCTTCGTCGAACGCTGGCGACGGGCGCATCCGGGCTGA